A DNA window from Microcystis aeruginosa NIES-843 contains the following coding sequences:
- a CDS encoding ISL3-like element ISMae36 family transposase produces MILDKFLNLKGTCIQGYLHLENIGIVCRIESKNQKATCPRCGLESDKLHQNHRHLVKDLPISGQPVYLQVNRRQFKCDNCQKPLSEELDFVAKKRTYTKRLAANILEQLKEGDILNVSRINDVTEEEIQRMIEDIAEEITEPDLSELKRLGIDEIALVKGQKNYCAVLVNLDTGKLIAILEKRTQEELRETLTGWGKEVLEQIEEVSIDLWLPYKNLVKELMPSAEVVADRFHVMKQINQELDEQRRAEKRAVEAQKNKKQKAEKEAKLEVLKRSKYSLLKNEEDLTEPQKIKLEAIKEKFPNLKKMQELKEELRKIYETSKNPTEGLLSISEWLAKSSSVFTKSCQTIRNWFGEIISYFERRTTNGVVEGINNKLKLIKRRGYGFRNFRNFWVRSMLSWHLVC; encoded by the coding sequence ATGATACTTGACAAATTTTTGAACCTAAAAGGAACCTGTATTCAAGGCTATCTACACCTAGAAAATATCGGTATAGTTTGCCGAATCGAATCGAAAAATCAAAAAGCAACCTGTCCTCGTTGTGGGTTAGAGAGCGATAAACTCCACCAAAATCATCGACATTTAGTCAAAGATTTACCAATCTCAGGTCAACCAGTATACCTACAAGTTAATCGTCGTCAATTTAAGTGCGATAATTGTCAGAAACCCTTGAGCGAAGAGTTAGATTTTGTCGCCAAGAAACGAACCTATACGAAAAGACTAGCCGCAAATATACTCGAACAATTAAAAGAAGGAGATATTTTAAATGTTAGTCGAATAAATGACGTAACGGAAGAAGAGATTCAAAGAATGATAGAGGACATCGCCGAAGAAATTACAGAGCCAGACCTATCGGAATTAAAAAGACTAGGAATTGATGAAATCGCTCTAGTCAAAGGACAAAAAAATTACTGTGCGGTTTTAGTAAATTTAGATACGGGAAAACTAATAGCTATTCTAGAGAAGCGAACACAAGAAGAGTTGAGGGAAACGCTTACTGGGTGGGGAAAAGAGGTGTTAGAGCAAATTGAAGAAGTGAGCATAGACCTTTGGTTGCCCTATAAAAATTTGGTGAAAGAATTGATGCCATCGGCCGAGGTAGTCGCCGATAGATTCCATGTCATGAAACAAATTAATCAAGAGTTAGACGAACAGAGAAGAGCGGAAAAAAGAGCCGTAGAAGCGCAGAAAAATAAAAAACAGAAAGCGGAAAAAGAAGCGAAGCTAGAAGTTTTAAAGCGAAGTAAATATAGCCTGTTAAAAAATGAAGAAGATTTAACGGAACCCCAAAAAATTAAACTAGAAGCTATCAAAGAAAAATTCCCAAATTTGAAAAAGATGCAGGAATTAAAGGAAGAATTAAGAAAGATTTATGAAACCTCAAAGAATCCGACAGAGGGACTGCTATCCATCTCGGAATGGTTGGCAAAATCCTCCAGTGTTTTTACCAAGAGTTGTCAAACAATCCGAAACTGGTTTGGAGAAATAATTAGTTATTTCGAGCGAAGGACAACGAATGGGGTGGTCGAGGGAATCAACAATAAACTTAAACTAATAAAACGGAGAGGCTATGGCTTTAGAAACTTTCGGAATTTTTGGGTTAGAAGTATGTTATCTTGGCATCTTGTCTGTTGA
- a CDS encoding HD family phosphohydrolase, with amino-acid sequence MNHFLHSFTVFPDSARKSRSYSLGKLRRPLIFLFTVGCLTSVVGYRFYNQPKLAVGTISPVTIIAPEDARFQDQETTALKRQKIRAGLLPRLKRDPQTTAQIERSLRDTLGQLSQISPILRRNSILMGRNISNATMETLLTFSAPQWSTLQSRLNYEESFTNLLTKEQEYAVSEIQAYRQRVTKGSFEQFIDRLGQLRQIKEQTSQNYRHSSLNKLKYADLITAAQMGDREWQNLEKALLQAGRRILVQGIPPGISTSHLQDTIAVQISSDRLTSRQQSLAENILLAALEGEANLIEDREATKEQATKAVEAVDTVMSSAQTGQIIVKAGEKITQAQFVLIDGFGLSERGINWMGLGSTAILVTSAIGTFCLVAQRLHRPLRHRDFILLGLLSFTTPILAIANIPFTNLAAVGLLVSSFYGPTLAVTQVLLTAGLSLFSSQGISADLIAGTIGGLLAAMIAGKLRSRDELSLLGMGIGVSQGGVYLLTYLIVSATASTIIYTLLPTALVYGLSGIAWTVIALGLSPYLERCFDVVTPIRLVELSNPNCSLLKRLATEAPGTFQHTLFVACLAEAAARKLHCNVELIRTGTLYHDIGKMHDPLGFIENQMGGPNKHDEINDPYVSAEIIKKHVSEGLVMARRHGLPRVIRDFIPEHQGNLLISYFYQQALQKSAQNGQEFVDEAAFRYDGPIPQSRETAIVMLADSSEAALRSLKEASPEQAMDMIKKIFQARWRDQQLVDSGIRQEELPIIAEVFVQVWQQFHHQRIAYPKAVLEVSSAKKI; translated from the coding sequence ATGAATCATTTTCTGCATTCTTTCACTGTTTTTCCTGATTCTGCCCGAAAATCTCGCTCTTACTCCCTGGGTAAACTGCGACGACCCTTAATCTTCCTGTTTACCGTCGGTTGTCTGACTAGCGTGGTCGGTTATCGTTTCTATAATCAGCCGAAATTGGCCGTCGGGACTATTTCCCCCGTTACGATTATCGCCCCCGAAGATGCCCGTTTTCAAGACCAAGAAACCACCGCCCTCAAACGCCAAAAAATTCGGGCTGGACTGCTTCCCCGGCTGAAAAGAGACCCCCAAACCACCGCCCAGATCGAGCGATCGCTGCGAGACACTTTAGGGCAATTAAGTCAAATTAGCCCAATTTTGCGAAGAAATTCCATTTTAATGGGCAGAAATATTTCCAACGCCACAATGGAAACGCTGCTCACCTTTTCTGCCCCTCAATGGTCAACTCTACAGAGCCGCCTCAACTATGAAGAATCTTTTACAAACCTCTTGACAAAAGAGCAGGAATATGCTGTTAGCGAAATCCAAGCCTATCGTCAGCGCGTGACGAAGGGAAGCTTTGAGCAATTTATCGATCGATTAGGGCAATTACGGCAAATAAAGGAGCAAACCAGCCAAAATTATCGGCATTCCAGCTTAAATAAACTCAAATACGCCGATCTGATCACAGCGGCCCAAATGGGCGATCGAGAGTGGCAAAACCTAGAAAAAGCCCTCCTGCAAGCGGGTCGCCGGATTTTGGTGCAAGGCATTCCCCCGGGGATTTCCACCAGTCACCTACAGGATACCATCGCCGTGCAGATTAGCAGCGATCGCCTAACCAGTCGCCAGCAGTCTTTAGCCGAAAATATCCTTCTAGCAGCCCTGGAGGGAGAAGCGAACCTGATAGAAGATCGGGAGGCAACCAAAGAACAAGCCACTAAAGCGGTGGAAGCGGTAGATACGGTCATGTCTAGCGCTCAAACCGGTCAAATTATCGTTAAAGCAGGCGAAAAAATTACTCAAGCTCAGTTTGTTCTCATCGATGGTTTTGGTTTAAGCGAACGGGGCATTAACTGGATGGGTTTAGGGTCAACGGCAATCCTTGTCACCAGCGCGATCGGGACTTTTTGCCTCGTTGCCCAACGTCTCCATCGGCCTCTGCGTCACCGGGATTTTATTCTCTTGGGTTTACTAAGTTTTACCACACCGATCCTAGCGATCGCCAATATTCCCTTTACCAATCTGGCCGCCGTGGGTTTATTAGTCAGCAGTTTCTACGGCCCGACTCTGGCCGTCACCCAAGTCCTCTTAACTGCCGGTCTTTCCCTATTCAGCAGCCAAGGTATCAGCGCCGATTTAATCGCCGGGACGATAGGGGGACTATTAGCGGCTATGATAGCGGGAAAATTGCGTTCTAGGGATGAATTATCGCTGCTAGGGATGGGAATCGGAGTCAGTCAAGGGGGTGTTTATCTGCTCACTTACCTAATCGTTAGCGCCACGGCCAGCACGATCATCTATACTCTACTACCCACGGCCCTCGTCTATGGTCTATCGGGGATAGCTTGGACGGTAATCGCCCTAGGATTATCCCCCTATTTGGAACGCTGTTTCGATGTGGTCACTCCCATTCGTCTGGTGGAGTTGTCCAATCCTAATTGTAGTTTGCTCAAACGTTTGGCCACGGAAGCACCGGGTACTTTTCAACATACCCTTTTTGTCGCCTGTTTAGCTGAAGCGGCCGCCCGAAAACTGCACTGTAATGTGGAATTAATTCGCACGGGAACTCTCTATCACGATATCGGGAAAATGCACGATCCTCTCGGTTTTATTGAAAATCAAATGGGTGGCCCGAATAAACACGATGAAATTAACGATCCCTACGTCAGCGCCGAGATTATTAAAAAGCACGTTAGTGAAGGGTTAGTCATGGCCCGCAGACACGGTTTACCGCGAGTGATCCGCGATTTTATTCCCGAACACCAAGGCAATCTCTTAATTTCCTATTTTTATCAGCAAGCTTTGCAAAAATCCGCCCAAAATGGTCAAGAATTCGTCGATGAGGCGGCCTTTCGCTACGATGGTCCGATTCCCCAATCGCGAGAAACGGCGATCGTTATGTTAGCCGATAGTAGTGAGGCCGCTTTGCGATCGCTGAAGGAGGCCTCCCCAGAACAAGCTATGGATATGATTAAAAAGATTTTTCAGGCCCGATGGCGCGATCAACAATTAGTAGATAGTGGTATTCGTCAGGAGGAATTACCAATTATTGCCGAGGTTTTTGTGCAAGTTTGGCAACAATTCCACCATCAACGCATTGCCTACCCGAAAGCAGTTTTAGAAGTCTCCTCAGCCAAAAAAATATGA
- a CDS encoding DUF29 domain-containing protein, which yields MKKDTWLNQLQFLYEQDEHLWLTETIKLLKANRLAELDIQHLIEELEALSKRDKNRVESFLRQIIIHLLLWQYWSKEFELNHRHWQGEIATFRVQLNGYLSTNLEKYLLDNQEKIYQDAVFIVGQKTEISPHNFPLNCPYSLEQMLDRHWLPERN from the coding sequence ATGAAAAAAGATACTTGGCTAAATCAGTTACAATTTCTCTACGAACAAGATGAACATCTCTGGTTGACTGAAACAATTAAACTTCTCAAGGCAAATCGTCTAGCTGAGTTGGATATTCAACATTTAATCGAGGAGTTGGAGGCTTTGAGCAAACGGGATAAAAATCGAGTTGAGAGTTTTTTAAGACAGATAATTATTCATCTTTTGCTGTGGCAATATTGGTCAAAAGAATTTGAATTAAATCATCGGCATTGGCAAGGAGAAATAGCCACTTTTAGAGTTCAGCTAAATGGATACTTAAGCACAAATTTAGAAAAATATCTCCTAGATAACCAAGAAAAAATCTATCAAGATGCCGTTTTTATTGTTGGTCAAAAAACTGAAATATCTCCTCACAATTTTCCTCTAAATTGTCCCTATTCCCTTGAACAAATGCTTGATAGGCATTGGTTGCCAGAGCGAAATTAG
- the pruA gene encoding L-glutamate gamma-semialdehyde dehydrogenase → MVIQIDSTQNYETKTQEIARQLLAETREKKGLWSALQDQMRWDDKLLDWAMSNPNLRVQLFRFIDCLPALRSNAEIANHLQQYLGDASVELPSALKSILNFSDPNSLPAQTAASLISKSVETLARKYIAGEDLGQITRTVTRLRKEKMAFTIDLLGEAVITEAETQVYLQSYLDLMTHLAQEASKWNKVSQIDEADGDLLPQVQVSVKLTAFYSQFDPMDPIGSKEKVCDRIRLLLRRAQELGVAVHFDMEQYVYKNLTLAILKELLLEEEFRSRTDIGITLQAYLRDSAQDLQDLINWAKKRGYPLTVRLVKGAYWDQETIKSRQNHWPQPVYNEKSATDANYERMTQLLLENHQYLYAAIGSHNVRSQALACAIAESLEIPRRRFEMQVLYGMGDQLAKALVKRGHRVRVYSPYGQLLPGMAYLIRRLLENTANSSFLRQNLEDRPVEDLIAAPRVLGKDNPIIPGFPNAPDTDYANEQLRNKASQALTFVKNSLGKTYLPLINGEYVATNVQINSVNPCNPQEIVGKVGLIEVEQAEKAIIAAKQAFPAWKRTPVAKRAEILRKAADLMEARRHELSAWICLEVGKVIQQADPEVSEAIDFCRYYASEMERLDLGHNFDVAGENNRYSYQPRGIALVISPWNFPLAIAVGMTVAALVAGNCTLLKPAETSSVITAKFAEILLEAGIPAGVFQYIPGKGSQVGAHLVSHPDVHLIAFTGSREVGCRIYTDASIVQKGQKHLKRVIAEMGGKNALIVDESADLDQAVVGAVKSAFGYTGQKCSACSRIIVLESVYDSFVDRFVEATKSLNIGPTDLPSTEVGPVIDEKAQARIREYIETGKKEAELALEMPIPEVGYFVSPTVFKNVPPDAVIAMEEIFGPVVAIIKVSNFEEALAVANGTDYALTGGLYSRTPAHINRAMQEFEVGNLYINRGITGAIVSRQPFGGFKMSGVGSKAGGPDYLLQFLEPRHISENIQRQGFAPIEGAD, encoded by the coding sequence GTGGTTATCCAAATCGACTCAACTCAAAACTACGAAACTAAAACCCAAGAGATCGCTAGACAACTTTTAGCCGAAACTCGGGAAAAAAAAGGTCTTTGGTCTGCTTTACAGGATCAAATGCGTTGGGATGATAAATTACTCGATTGGGCAATGTCTAACCCCAATTTACGAGTACAATTATTCCGTTTTATTGACTGTTTACCCGCTTTACGCAGTAATGCCGAGATCGCTAATCATCTCCAACAATACCTCGGTGATGCTTCCGTAGAACTGCCCAGTGCGCTGAAAAGTATCCTCAACTTTAGTGATCCTAACTCCCTACCCGCTCAAACGGCCGCCAGTCTGATCAGTAAATCCGTAGAAACCTTAGCTCGTAAGTATATCGCCGGGGAAGACCTAGGGCAAATTACTCGCACTGTCACCCGTCTGCGGAAGGAAAAAATGGCTTTTACCATAGATCTCCTCGGTGAAGCGGTAATTACTGAAGCGGAAACCCAAGTTTATCTACAAAGTTATCTGGATTTAATGACCCATTTGGCTCAAGAAGCGAGCAAATGGAATAAAGTTAGCCAAATTGATGAAGCGGACGGCGACTTATTACCACAAGTGCAGGTTTCTGTCAAGCTAACTGCCTTTTATTCTCAGTTTGATCCCATGGATCCGATTGGTAGTAAGGAGAAAGTTTGCGATCGCATTCGCCTACTGTTGCGACGCGCTCAGGAGTTAGGGGTGGCAGTCCATTTTGATATGGAACAGTACGTTTATAAAAACCTCACCCTGGCTATCCTGAAAGAATTACTCCTAGAAGAAGAATTTCGCAGTCGTACCGATATTGGCATCACCCTACAGGCATATTTAAGAGATTCTGCCCAAGATTTACAAGATTTAATTAATTGGGCCAAAAAGCGCGGTTATCCCCTGACTGTCCGGCTAGTCAAAGGCGCTTACTGGGATCAGGAAACGATTAAATCTCGGCAAAATCATTGGCCACAGCCGGTATATAACGAAAAATCGGCCACAGATGCCAATTATGAACGGATGACGCAGTTATTATTGGAAAATCATCAATATTTATACGCCGCCATCGGTAGTCATAACGTGCGATCACAAGCCTTGGCCTGTGCGATCGCAGAAAGTTTAGAAATTCCCCGTCGTCGCTTTGAAATGCAGGTATTGTACGGCATGGGCGACCAATTAGCCAAAGCGTTAGTGAAGCGGGGTCATCGGGTGCGGGTTTATTCCCCCTACGGACAACTCTTACCCGGTATGGCCTACCTAATCCGCCGTTTATTAGAAAATACCGCTAATAGTTCCTTCCTAAGGCAAAATTTGGAGGATCGTCCCGTGGAAGATTTAATCGCAGCCCCCCGGGTTTTAGGCAAGGATAACCCGATTATCCCCGGTTTTCCTAATGCCCCCGATACAGATTATGCCAACGAGCAATTACGAAATAAAGCGAGTCAAGCCCTTACTTTTGTCAAAAATTCCCTCGGTAAAACCTATTTACCCCTAATTAACGGCGAATACGTCGCCACCAATGTTCAAATTAATTCCGTTAATCCCTGTAACCCGCAGGAAATAGTGGGTAAAGTGGGCTTAATTGAGGTGGAACAGGCAGAAAAAGCGATCATAGCGGCAAAACAGGCTTTTCCCGCTTGGAAACGCACTCCAGTGGCTAAAAGAGCCGAAATACTGCGAAAAGCGGCGGATTTGATGGAAGCGCGACGACACGAGTTATCGGCCTGGATTTGTTTGGAAGTGGGCAAAGTTATCCAACAGGCGGATCCGGAAGTGTCAGAAGCGATCGATTTTTGCCGTTATTACGCCTCCGAGATGGAAAGACTGGATTTAGGGCATAATTTCGACGTAGCAGGTGAGAATAATCGTTATTCCTACCAACCCCGGGGTATTGCTTTAGTGATTTCTCCCTGGAATTTCCCCCTAGCGATCGCAGTTGGAATGACAGTAGCGGCTTTAGTAGCAGGTAACTGTACGCTATTGAAACCTGCCGAGACTTCCTCGGTGATTACGGCGAAATTTGCCGAGATTCTCCTAGAAGCGGGTATTCCTGCCGGAGTCTTCCAATATATCCCGGGTAAAGGTTCGCAAGTGGGGGCGCATTTAGTTAGCCATCCCGATGTTCACCTAATCGCCTTCACCGGTTCACGAGAAGTGGGCTGTCGCATCTATACAGATGCCTCCATCGTGCAAAAGGGTCAAAAACACCTAAAACGAGTTATCGCCGAAATGGGCGGCAAAAATGCCCTAATTGTCGATGAGAGTGCCGATTTAGATCAGGCCGTTGTCGGTGCGGTTAAGTCCGCTTTTGGCTACACCGGCCAGAAATGTTCCGCCTGTTCGCGGATAATTGTTCTGGAAAGCGTCTATGATAGCTTTGTGGATCGCTTTGTCGAGGCTACCAAGTCCCTCAATATCGGGCCGACGGATTTACCGAGTACGGAAGTAGGACCGGTTATCGACGAGAAAGCTCAAGCAAGAATTCGGGAATATATCGAAACTGGTAAAAAAGAGGCTGAATTAGCCCTAGAAATGCCAATTCCAGAAGTGGGTTACTTCGTCAGTCCCACCGTCTTTAAAAATGTTCCCCCTGATGCGGTAATAGCGATGGAGGAAATTTTTGGTCCAGTGGTGGCGATTATCAAAGTGAGCAATTTCGAGGAAGCTTTAGCTGTAGCTAACGGAACCGACTATGCTTTAACCGGCGGCTTATATTCTCGCACTCCTGCCCATATTAACCGAGCTATGCAGGAATTTGAAGTGGGAAACCTCTATATTAACCGGGGAATCACCGGCGCGATTGTCTCCCGTCAACCCTTCGGGGGTTTCAAGATGTCGGGGGTAGGTTCCAAGGCTGGGGGTCCCGATTATCTGCTGCAATTCCTCGAACCTCGTCACATCAGCGAGAATATTCAACGTCAGGGATTTGCACCGATTGAAGGGGCCGATTAA
- a CDS encoding NAD(P)H-quinone oxidoreductase subunit H: MAKIETRTEPMVLNMGPHHPSMHGVLRLIVTLDGEDVIDCEPVIGYLHRGMEKIAENRTNVMYVPYVSRWDYAAGMFNEAITVNAPEKLADIAVPKRAQYIRVIMLELNRIANHLLWLGPFMADVGAQTPFFYIFREREMIYDLWEAATGMRLINNNYFRIGGVAVDLPYGWVDKCVDFCDYFDPKVDEYEKLITNNPIFRRRIEGIGCITRDEAINWGLSGPMLRASGVKWDLRKVDHYECYDDFDWEVHWETAGDCFARYLVRIREMRESVKIIRQALKGLPGGPYENLEAKRMAEGKKSAWNDFDYQYIAKKVAPTFKIPKGEHYVRLESGKGELGIFIVGNDDVFPWRWKIRAADFNNLQILPHILKGVKVADIMAILGSIDIIMGSVDR, from the coding sequence ATGGCAAAAATTGAAACGAGAACAGAACCCATGGTTTTAAACATGGGACCCCATCACCCTTCGATGCACGGAGTTTTGCGCTTAATCGTCACCCTTGACGGGGAAGACGTGATTGACTGTGAACCCGTGATCGGTTATCTTCATCGGGGCATGGAAAAAATTGCCGAAAATCGCACTAATGTCATGTACGTTCCCTACGTTAGTCGTTGGGATTACGCCGCAGGGATGTTTAATGAGGCGATTACGGTCAATGCTCCCGAAAAATTAGCCGATATCGCCGTTCCCAAACGAGCGCAATATATCCGGGTGATTATGTTGGAACTCAACCGCATCGCTAACCATTTACTCTGGTTAGGCCCCTTTATGGCGGATGTAGGCGCACAAACTCCCTTTTTCTACATTTTCCGGGAACGGGAGATGATTTATGACCTCTGGGAAGCTGCCACGGGAATGCGGTTAATTAATAATAATTATTTCCGTATTGGTGGCGTGGCGGTAGATTTACCCTACGGATGGGTGGATAAGTGCGTGGATTTCTGTGACTATTTTGACCCGAAAGTGGACGAATACGAGAAATTAATCACTAATAACCCGATTTTCCGCCGTCGTATTGAAGGGATAGGCTGCATTACCAGAGACGAAGCGATTAACTGGGGTTTATCTGGTCCGATGTTACGCGCTTCCGGGGTGAAATGGGATTTAAGAAAAGTTGACCATTACGAGTGTTACGACGATTTTGACTGGGAAGTGCATTGGGAAACCGCCGGCGATTGTTTTGCTCGTTATCTGGTGCGGATTCGGGAAATGCGCGAATCGGTGAAAATTATCCGGCAAGCACTGAAAGGTTTACCCGGTGGTCCCTACGAAAATCTGGAAGCAAAACGGATGGCAGAAGGGAAAAAATCAGCTTGGAATGATTTTGACTATCAATATATCGCCAAAAAAGTCGCCCCCACTTTTAAGATTCCTAAAGGTGAACATTATGTGCGCTTGGAAAGTGGTAAAGGGGAATTAGGTATCTTTATCGTCGGTAATGATGATGTTTTCCCTTGGCGTTGGAAAATTCGGGCCGCCGATTTTAATAATCTTCAAATTCTGCCTCATATCCTCAAAGGGGTAAAAGTTGCCGATATTATGGCGATTTTAGGCAGTATTGATATTATTATGGGGTCAGTTGATCGCTAA
- a CDS encoding bluetail domain-containing putative surface protein, with amino-acid sequence MKTTQVSSDLSSTDMSSLADFLSFDGAFPITFDLTGSDDLTVSKETSPLGVLNSNPSPSIVSSEAPTVSASPANDRTAVSNFASNTFTLADSFPRTLISSQPTHDQQDDVSKLFRDGWIGQDHSPQLFSSLHGGDSKASGPCTCSQCSLPPVDPRRIVPEAETLNKLPLPSLDLTKTFSLNSLPGANHTIYLDFNGHTTTGTLWNTAFGKSSIVTPTFDLDGSPASFSTTELERIQYIWQRVVEDFSPFNVNVTTQEPTLDRLIKSGTTDTAWGVRVAIGGSSYDWFGAGAGGVAYVGSFNWNSDTPTFVFSTQTLSDEKYTAEAISHEVGHTLGLKHDGRTTPSEAYYLGHGAGETGWAPIMGAGYYQNLTQWSKGQYLAANNTEDDLAIITTQNGFGYRVDDKGNTLATASTLTVFGTAVSSSGIIERNTDVDFFSFTTAAGPISLTVTPSNRGPNLDILAELYNASGVLVASSNPADFLAASISANVGAGTYYLKVDGVGKGDPLGTGYTDYGSLGQYAITGSIIRGTISIAKTTDGNEAGSVSSVFTLTRTGDLSSALTVNYTLGGTATPGVDYTGTTPSSVTFAALSPTATITLPTKDDLLSDPGETITTTITAPVGYTISGPDNATATILDNDGNAANDNLVGTGFADALAGVGGNDTLSGLGGNDTLDGGADNDTYLFNTDLVLGSDLLIDALGTDTLNFAATTTKTINLNLGSTAAQTVTAGNLTLTLARATAFENVIGGSLNDTILGNSLVNSLTGGAGNDSLTGGLGKDILTGSDGLDTLNYNSLGESLLTGFDVIQGYNGTGASLDSINAPAPIAPITLTASKGTASSLTEAAIQLVLTNAAFAANTAAAFTLDPLANPNYANDTFIALNNGVAGFQAANDAIIQLSGYKIAVAPVLVI; translated from the coding sequence ATGAAGACAACACAAGTAAGTTCCGATTTATCTAGTACAGATATGTCATCTCTAGCCGATTTTTTGAGTTTTGATGGAGCCTTCCCAATCACCTTTGATTTAACAGGTTCCGACGATTTAACTGTATCGAAGGAAACTTCTCCCTTAGGAGTCCTGAACTCTAACCCCTCCCCATCTATAGTCTCCTCGGAGGCTCCTACGGTTTCAGCCTCCCCTGCCAACGATCGGACGGCGGTGAGCAACTTTGCCTCTAATACCTTTACACTGGCTGATTCCTTTCCAAGAACACTGATCTCATCTCAGCCGACTCATGATCAACAGGATGACGTTAGCAAGCTGTTCAGAGATGGGTGGATTGGTCAAGATCATTCCCCCCAGTTGTTTAGTAGTCTCCATGGGGGCGATTCAAAGGCTTCGGGTCCTTGCACCTGTTCGCAATGTAGCTTGCCTCCGGTCGATCCTCGACGGATTGTCCCTGAAGCTGAAACTCTCAACAAATTGCCCCTACCGTCCCTCGATCTGACTAAGACCTTTTCGCTAAACAGCTTGCCCGGGGCTAACCACACCATCTATCTTGACTTTAACGGCCACACCACTACAGGTACTCTTTGGAATACTGCCTTTGGGAAGAGCAGTATTGTTACTCCCACCTTTGATCTAGATGGTAGTCCCGCTTCCTTCAGTACCACTGAACTGGAGCGCATTCAATACATCTGGCAACGAGTCGTCGAGGATTTTAGCCCCTTTAATGTTAACGTCACCACCCAAGAACCCACCCTGGATCGTTTGATTAAGAGCGGCACTACAGATACGGCCTGGGGTGTGCGGGTCGCCATTGGCGGTAGCAGCTATGACTGGTTCGGTGCGGGTGCTGGCGGTGTTGCCTATGTAGGCTCCTTCAACTGGAATAGTGATACTCCCACCTTTGTTTTTAGCACCCAAACCTTGTCGGATGAAAAGTACACGGCTGAGGCCATCAGCCATGAAGTGGGTCATACCCTGGGACTCAAGCACGACGGCAGAACCACTCCTTCGGAAGCGTACTACCTCGGCCACGGTGCTGGGGAAACGGGCTGGGCTCCAATTATGGGAGCTGGCTACTATCAGAATCTGACCCAGTGGAGTAAGGGGCAGTACCTGGCCGCCAATAACACCGAAGATGACCTGGCTATTATTACCACCCAAAATGGCTTTGGTTACAGGGTCGATGACAAGGGTAATACTTTGGCGACAGCCAGCACTTTAACCGTCTTTGGAACGGCGGTAAGCTCCAGCGGTATTATCGAGCGTAACACCGATGTGGACTTCTTTAGCTTCACCACTGCGGCTGGGCCAATTAGTTTGACCGTAACCCCCTCTAATCGCGGTCCGAATCTGGACATTCTGGCGGAACTCTACAATGCTTCGGGTGTGCTGGTGGCGAGCTCTAACCCAGCGGATTTCTTGGCTGCTTCCATTAGTGCCAACGTCGGCGCTGGCACCTACTACTTAAAGGTGGATGGGGTTGGTAAGGGCGATCCTCTAGGTACGGGTTATACCGACTACGGTAGTTTGGGACAGTACGCTATCACTGGTAGTATTATCAGAGGAACAATCTCGATCGCCAAAACCACCGATGGTAACGAAGCCGGTTCCGTGAGCAGTGTCTTTACCCTCACCCGCACCGGCGACCTCTCCAGTGCCTTAACCGTCAACTACACCCTGGGGGGGACAGCGACTCCAGGTGTTGACTATACAGGCACTACTCCCAGCAGCGTCACCTTTGCGGCACTTTCCCCCACAGCTACCATCACTCTGCCCACCAAGGATGACCTCTTGAGTGATCCCGGTGAAACCATCACCACCACAATTACTGCCCCGGTCGGCTACACTATTAGTGGCCCTGACAACGCTACGGCCACCATTCTTGACAATGATGGTAACGCGGCCAATGACAACTTGGTCGGGACAGGCTTTGCCGATGCCCTGGCTGGAGTGGGAGGTAATGACACCCTTAGCGGTTTAGGAGGCAACGACACCCTCGATGGTGGGGCCGATAACGACACTTACCTCTTCAACACGGATCTGGTCTTGGGTAGCGATCTCCTCATTGATGCCCTTGGAACCGATACCCTCAACTTTGCGGCGACTACAACTAAAACCATCAACCTCAATCTCGGCAGTACCGCCGCCCAAACCGTCACCGCCGGGAATCTCACTCTCACCCTAGCTCGTGCCACTGCCTTTGAAAATGTTATTGGTGGTAGCCTCAACGACACCATTCTGGGCAATAGTCTGGTCAATTCCCTCACCGGTGGGGCCGGTAATGATAGCCTGACAGGTGGTCTTGGCAAAGATATCCTGACGGGAAGCGATGGATTGGATACTTTGAATTACAATTCTCTCGGTGAGTCGCTGCTGACTGGCTTTGATGTTATTCAAGGCTACAATGGCACAGGTGCTAGTCTTGATAGCATTAATGCCCCTGCGCCTATTGCACCAATCACTTTGACCGCATCGAAAGGGACAGCTAGTTCTTTAACCGAAGCGGCGATTCAGTTGGTCTTGACTAATGCGGCCTTTGCTGCTAACACTGCGGCGGCCTTTACACTAGACCCATTGGCAAATCCAAACTATGCAAATGATACTTTTATCGCTCTCAATAATGGAGTGGCCGGTTTCCAAGCCGCTAATGATGCGATCATTCAACTGAGTGGTTACAAGATTGCTGTCGCACCAGTGCTAGTGATCTAG